One genomic region from Yamadazyma tenuis chromosome 4, complete sequence encodes:
- the SMF3 gene encoding NRAMP-like transporter smf-3 (EggNog:ENOG503NUWM; COG:P): MNRVKSVAKDVIAGAKKYASFVGPGIMVSVAYMDPGNYSTAVSSGAMYEYKLLFIIFMSNLFAVILQCLCVKLGTITGLDLAEMCRLHLNPNLNLALYFCAELAIIATDLAEVVGTAISLEILFGIPLFYGVLITILDVLIILMVYHKDGSMKQTRLFEILVSILVLATCLCFILELFKCDFPEGALGGIIKGVLPVNGQIFKEQNALFLSCGIVGSTVMPHSLFLGSALVQSRLKDYDIKHGFITGQDSEDPDSTSIASSSDQELHATIHKFRSISDGTSLSRKYRPSYEAIKYSLNYSYTELVLSLFIIAVFVNSAILIVAGSSLFGKPDADNADLLSIYQMLSYYISPAAGLIFALSMLFSGQSAGIVCTMAGQIISEGFINWSVKPWLRRIITRVLAIVPVLFFIGILGREGVSKIMNSSQVVLSFILPVVSAPLIYFTCKKEYLTVFDTSEHLIINENTALLTGEGQNSSAPVTVRKYTFENGKVLTIASVLTWLIISSLNFYLIIAFANGADI, encoded by the coding sequence ATGAACAGAGTGAAATCTGTTGCAAAGGACGTCATTGCAGGCGCAAAGAAGTATGCCTCGTTCGTAGGGCCAGGCATAATGGTCTCAGTGGCGTATATGGACCCCGGGAACTATTCGACAGCAGTGTCGTCTGGTGCTATGTATGAGTACAAGTTGCTCTTCATCATATTCATGTCTAATTTATTTGCAGTTATTCTTCAATGCTTATGTGTTAAACTCGGGACCATCACAGGTTTGGACCTCGCTGAAATGTGCCGATTGCACTTGaatcccaacttgaacttggccttATACTTTTGTGCTGAGCTTGCCATCATCGCTACCGACTTGGCAGAAGTTGTGGGAACCGCTATTTCcttggagattttgtttgGAATACCCTTGTTCTACGGAGTGCTTATAACCATTTTGGACGTATTGATAATCTTGATGGTATATCATAAAGATGGGTCCATGAAACAGACAAGACTATTTGAGATTCTTGTATCTATTTTGGTATTGGCTACTTGCCTCTGTTTTATCCTTGAGCTATTCAAATGTGACTTTCCAGAAGGAGCTCTTGGTGGGATAATCAAAGGAGTTTTACCAGTAAATGGCCAGATCTTCAAGGAACAAAATGCTTTATTCTTGAGCTGTGGAATAGTTGGAAGCACGGTTATGCCTCACTCTTTATTCTTGGGATCTGCTTTGGTGCAATCCAGATTGAAAGATTATGATATCAAACACGGATTCATTACTGGTCAGGACTCAGAAGACCCggattcaacttcaatagCATCAAGCTCCGATCAGGAATTACATGCTACTATTCACAAGTTTAGAAGTATTTCTGATGGTACAAGCTTGTCAAGAAAGTATCGACCATCGTACGAAGCTATAAAGTATTCATTGAACTATTCGTATACTGAATTGGTGCTTTCTTTGTTCATTATAGCAGTGTTTGTCAATTCTGCAATTTTAATTGTGGCAGGCAGTTCCTTATTTGGTAAACCGGATGCTGACAATGCCGATTTGCTTTCGATATATCAGATGTTATCCTACTATATTTCACCAGCAGCAGGTCTTATATTTGCATTATCGATGTTGTTTTCGGGTCAAAGTGCTGGAATTGTGTGTACTATGGCCGGTCAAATCATCTCAGAAGGGTTTATAAATTGGTCTGTTAAACCTTGGTTGAGACGTATAATCACAAGAGTATTGGCCATTGTACCAGTTTTGTTTTTCATCGGTATTCTTGGACGTGAAGGTGTGAGTAAGATCATGAACTCCTCCCAAGTGGTTCTTAGTTTTATTTTGCCAGTAGTTAGTGCACCTTTGATTTACTTCACCTGCAAAAAAGAGTATCTCACGGTTTTTGATACTAGCGAGCATTTAATCATCAACGAAAACACTGCATTATTGACCGGTGAAGGACAGAACTCGAGTGCTCCAGTGACAGTCAGAAAGTATACATTTGAGAACGGCAAAGTGTTGACAATTGCCAGTGTTTTAACTTGGCTCATCATCAGCTCGTTGAACTTCTACCTAATCATAGCATTCGCTAACGGTGCTGATATATAG
- the NFU1 gene encoding nifu-like protein (EggNog:ENOG503NYHI; COG:O), which produces MLRGIIPHTRPARVLGARWLSFKTYPTPNPDALKFVSVEKEILPLENKTFEFTSSLQAIHSPLALKLFKLPGVKSVMLGPDFLTVNKQDHVNWSNLRPDVTELMDKFLTDGKDPVITRELIDETQRQMSADEADDSEVVSMIKELIETRIRPAIQDDGGDIEYKGFDEETGTVFLKLQGACKSCSSSEDTLKHGMESMLKHYIEEVENIEQILDPEEEIALKEFDRLEEQIKARKVARSSGSSSVAPPAL; this is translated from the coding sequence ATGTTAAGAGGAATAATTCCACATACGAGACCAGCGAGGGTTTTGGGGGCCAGATGGTTGTCATTCAAAACATATCCCACCCCTAACCCAGATGCATTGAAATTCGTTTCGGTAGAGAAGGAGATATTACCATTAGAAAACAAGACCTTTGAATTCACATCTTCATTACAAGCCATTCACTCTCCCTTggcattgaagttgttcaagttgccCGGAGTCAAGTCCGTGATGTTGGGGCCCGATTTTTTGACCGTCAACAAACAGGATCATGTGAATTGGCTGAACTTGAGACCCGATGTCACTGAGTTGATGGATAAGTTTTTAACCGATGGCAAGGATCCCGTTATAACCAGAGAGTTGATAGACGAAACACAACGTCAAATGAGTGCTGATGAGGCTGATGACCTGGAGGTGGTTTCAAtgatcaaagagttgataGAAACCAGAATAAGACCTGCCATTCAAGACGATGGTGGGGACATTGAATACAAAggatttgatgaagaaaccgGTACcgtgtttttgaagttgcagGGAGCTTGTAAATCATGTTCTTCGAGTGAAGATACTTTGAAGCATGGAATGGAGTCGATGTTGAAACActatattgaagaagtggagAACATCGAGCAGATCTTGGACCCAGAGGAAGAAATAGCCCTCAAGGAATTCGACAGGTTGGAGGAGCAAATTAAGGCTAGAAAGGTCGCCAGACTGtcaggttcttcttctgttgcACCACCAGCTTTATGA
- the DFG5 gene encoding mannan endo-1 (CAZy:GH76; EggNog:ENOG503Q3MT; COG:G) — protein MITITIAVDITIGDVDSVCEAAKYVADGEWNYYEGLKYGGVVGMFASPNYWWNAGEAFGGMVIYYTFCDNKNESLRDLIVDGMYAQAGSDYNYIPSNQSLTEGNDDQGVWGMAIMEAAERNLTQPSDDHSWIALSQAIFNTMNARWDTSHCSGGLRWQIFTWNSGYDYKNTISNGLLFHLAARLARYTGNDSYVDTAEKVWNWMSDVGFFNRDGDDLIIYDGAKIANNCSAITKTRWSYTYGILLSGCAYLYNHTQDETWKEYSEEIIRVAVDYFQSDGIMSEASCASGSHCNNDQRSFRSLFSRCLGVASVLIPGSDSLMSDFLTKSAEAAAQSCSGGTDGVTCGEDWTASGYDGVYGLGEQMSALEVMLSTIQGNFAAPLTVDTGGNNDTDSEAGLGSEVQTNSNEVKISGKDKAGAGVLTAVVLAILSGGGAWMIF, from the coding sequence ATgatcaccatcaccataGCGGTGGATATCACAATCGGTGATGTGGATTCTGTATGTGAAGCTGCCAAGTATGTGGCAGATGGAGAGTGGAATTATTACGAAGGACTCAAGTACGGAGGTGTGGTAGGAATGTTTGCCAGTCCCAACTATTGGTGGAATGCCGGTGAAGCATTTGGAGGAATGGTGATATATTACACTTTCTGTGACAACAAAAATGAGAGTTTGAGAGACTTGATTGTGGATGGAATGTATGCTCAAGCCGGTTCCGATTATAACTACATTCCTTCTAACCAGTCGTTAACCGAAGGAAATGATGATCAAGGTGTTTGGGGGATGGCAATTATGGAGGCGGCTGAAAGAAACTTGACGCAGCCTTCTGATGACCACAGTTGGATTGCATTATCCCAAGCCATTTTCAATACCATGAATGCCAGATGGGACACCCTGCACTGTTCTGGTGGCCTTAGATGGCAGATTTTTACCTGGAACTCGGGTTATGATTATAAGAACACCATTTCCAATGGATTGTTATTCCATTTAGCTGCCAGGTTGGCTCGTTATACTGGAAACGACTCTTATGTTGATACTGCTGAAAAAGTGTGGAACTGGATGAGTGATGTTGGCTTTTTCAACAgagatggtgatgatttgatcatCTATGATGGTGCTAAGATAGCAAACAACTGTCtggccatcaccaaaaccaGGTGGTCTTATACATATGGTATTTTACTTTCTGGCTGTGCTTATCTTTACAATCATACTCAAGATGAAACTTGGAAGGAATACTCGGAAGAAATCATTCGAGTAGCAGTGGATTATTTCCAAAGTGATGGAATCATGAGCGAAGCCAGTTGTGCCTCTGGTAGCCATTGTAATAATGATCAAAGATCGTTTAGATCCTTGTTCTCTCGTTGTTTAGGTGTTGCCAGTGTGTTAATTCCTGGATCAGACTCATTGATGAGCGATTTCTTAACCAAAAGTGCTGAAGCGGCTGCCCAGTCGTGTTCCGGTGGTACGGACGGGGTCACATGTGGTGAAGATTGGACTGCTTCGGGATATGATGGAGTGTATGGGTTGGGAGAGCAAATGTCAGCATTAGAGGTTATGTTGTCTACTATACAAGGCAATTTCGCAGCTCCACTTACGGTCGATACCGGTGGAAACAACGACACAGATTCAGAGGCAGGACTTGGATCTGAAGTCCAAACCAACAGCAATGAAGTTAAGATCTCAGGAAAGGACAAAGCAGGTGCCGGGGTGCTAACTGCTGTTGTTTTAGCAATTCTTAGTGGAGGAGGTGCCTGGATGATTTTCTAG
- a CDS encoding uncharacterized protein (EggNog:ENOG503P0QY; COG:S), protein MTAEAKKDLVQLIEDVFSVLERADIETSILSLDFPSNFYEADSTKIIDSLRNFFDESGDSGSTTTILKKNDSKEYTNLYDIYHDIKVASSLKIRNLKIGSKDYKAIDFFYKFSTEILLRESSLLKTALFSYSSENDTPSELEEQVASDFEKIGHSYSVSNGEVATYMSEMPNPSASSLIPSFGYATSSAPPTIKQPLFTSQLGKSELDPRFTLIPEPYNLVKSIPLPKNVGSSSATFETLNAHVSKIPLPTNKPTTVLDNFLYITWYIIKAPEWLTYTGKTLKPTITSNLFKDANKNEFRLANSNNESVKSFAPKFDSKGTGVSEILKNNVWLNQIGYKKIDEIRKEYLKNTGKEIVTDQNKEESDSKSSLKVETKEAVDDDENVYFEDYDESKTIEIEKVLKWDPTEIDVLKSLKKDNKQITGSAKHLQQLISKELLKLNKLRQERFLRSNFNNVLPATLAEKKLYKKITKLISLSINLHKVAPSDLPLEFSKRVPVLMTDYSGTLPSLPASKSRSTRLPNIRGPYKKKPR, encoded by the exons ATGACTGCCGAAGCAAAGA AAGATTTGGTGCAGTTGATTGAGGATGTCTTCCTGGTGCTTGAAAGGGCCGATATCGAAACATCTATTTTATCATTGGACTTCCCATCTAATTTTTATGAAGCTGATTCAACAAAGATAATAGACTCATTGCGaaacttctttgatgaGTCTGGGGATTCAGGTTCCACCACAACTATATTGAAAAAGAACGATTCCAAGGAGTATACTAATCTTTATGATATCTATCATGACATCAAGGTTGCCAGTTCCCTCAAGATAAGAAACCTCAAGATTGGATCCAAAGACTACAAAGCTATAGATTTCTTCTACAAGTTTTCTACTGAGATTTTATTAAGGGAAAGTAGTTTGCTTAAAACTGCTTTATTTTCCTATTCTAGTGAGAACGACACTCCTTctgaattggaagaacaagtGGCTTCTGATTTCGAGAAGATTGGTCACAGCTATAGTGTTTCCAATGGTGAGGTGGCGACATACATGAGCGAAATGCCAAATCCTAGTGCATCAAGTCTTATTCCTTCCTTTGGTTATGCTACTTCTTCTGCTCCTCCCACCATTAAACAACCTTTATTCACATCTCAACTTGGTAAGAGTGAATTGGATCCTAGATTTACCTTGATTCCTGAACCTTAtaacttggtcaagtccATACCTTTACCGAAGAATGTGGGCTCCAGTAGTGCTACATTTGAAACGTTGAACGCTCATGTATCCAAGATTCCATTGCCTACTAACAAACCAACTACCGTGTTGGACAACTTTCTCTACATAACATGGTACATCATCAAGGCTCCTGAATGGTTGACTTACACTGGAAAAACCTTGAAGCCAACTATTACTTCaaatttgttcaaggatGCAAACAAGAACGAATTCAGGTTAGCCAATTCAAATAACGAGCTGGTAAAATCCTTTGCTCCTAAATTCGACTCTAAAGGAACTGGGGTCTCGGAGATTTTAAAGAACAATGTTTGGTTAAACCAAATAGGCTATAAGAAAATCGACGAAATTAGAAAagaatacttgaagaatacaGGAAAGGAAATAGTCACTGACCAAAACAAGGAAGAGTCTGACTCCAAGCTGAGCTTAAAGGTTGAGACCAAGGAGGctgtggatgatgatgagaacgtctattttgaagattatGACGAAAGTAAGACgattgagattgaaaaaGTTCTCAAATGGGACCCGACTGAAATTGACGTTTTGAAATCCCTCAAGAAGGATAACAAACAGATCACGGGTTCTGCgaagcatcttcaacaattgaTCTCAAAggaattgttgaagttgaacaaattaCGTCAAGAAAGGTTCCTTAGAAGTAACTTTAACAATGTGTTGCCTGCAACCTTGGCAGAGAAAAAGTTATACAAGAAAATCACAAAATTAATATCTTTGTCAATCAACTTGCACAAAGTGGCACCATCTGATTTACCTTTGGAGTTTAGTAAGAGGGTACCTGTGTTGATGACTGATTATTCTGGTACCTTACCTAGTTTACCAGCAAGTAAATCAAGATCAACCAGATTGCCAAACATAAGAGGTCCctacaagaagaagcctcGCTAA
- a CDS encoding uncharacterized protein (COG:V; EggNog:ENOG503NUM1), translating to MVLFQSINNFADPQGGIGLPSARRRRLYIPPSTNYPLFSYGDGDDQRSFLSLIETGSHITDLDDDNSDAASVSTSRSLPSSLSSVNTDHESLRSWLLEESQRSYSAAQSEDEDNLSNHSRYSRTSLLSSKFSTHDFGSLHTSYSKELSVICQYSFPLIITFLLEHLFSIVCLIVVGHLGKDELAAVSLGSMTTTITFAVFEGIATALDTLCPQAYGAKNYELVSIHVQRCLLFSLVAYVPCAIAWWYSSVYLKYIIDSDNVLKMTESFLRILTLGGPGYIFFEVSKRFLQAQGIFEAGTGILFLSAPINIFLSWFLVWNEKFGMGFNGAPIATVINFYLMDILLILYVMFIDGKKCWFGLASVSDLCKQWGNLSKLAIPGIVMLESEYFAYEIMTLMASYMGTVDLAAQSAVSSIASLTYMIPFAISIAGSTRVANFIGGHNIRGAQIAIRVTLFVGLVAAFINCLVLFSLKSHIASIFTSDTDVKSLVIDLFNPLVSVIQIFDGLACVSSGILRAEGSQRIGGYINFLAYYAVAIPSSLALNKLFDLKLFGLWLGIGGGMILIAISEILVIVNSDWDHIMMKAELLNDAAFDSD from the coding sequence ATGGTGTTATTTCAGTCTATTAACAACTTTGCCGACCCCCAAGGTGGTATTGGATTGCCTAGTGCAAGGAGAAGACGATTATATATACCGCCATCCACCAATTATCCGTTGTTCAGCTATGGAGATGGGGATGACCAGAGATCTTTCCTATCTTTGATTGAGACAGGATCTCATATAACCGATTTAGATGATGATAACAGTGATGCTGCCAGTGTCAGTACATCACGTTCGCTTCCTTCTTCCCTCAGCTCGGTCAATACGGACCATGAATCCTTGAGAAGCTGGCTATTGGAAGAGAGCCAAAGACTGTATTCTGCTGCTCAatctgaagatgaagacaatTTACTGAACCACTCTCGGTACTCCCGAACGTCTCTATTATCGTCCAAGTTCAGTACCCATGACTTTGGATCTCTTCATACCTCCTACTCGAAGGAACTCCTGGTGATATGTCAGTATTCGTTTCCCTTGATCATCACATTTCTACTAGAACACCTTTTCAGTATCGTATGTTTGATAGTGGTTGGGCACTTGGGAAAGGACGAGTTGGCAGCCGTTTCCTTGGGCTCCATGactaccaccatcaccttTGCTGTGTTTGAAGGTATTGCTACTGCTCTAGACACCTTGTGTCCTCAAGCTTACGGAGCCAAAAATTACGAGTTGGTAAGTATACATGTACAGAGATGTTTGCTCTTCTCCTTGGTGGCATACGTTCCTTGTGCCATTGCTTGGTGGTACAGTTCTGTCTACTTGAAGTATATCATCGATAGTGATaatgtgttgaagatgactGAAAGCTTCTTGCGTATATTGACATTAGGAGGTCCAGGGTatattttctttgaagtaTCCAAGAGGTTTCTTCAGGCTCAAGGGATCTTTGAAGCCGGTACCGGAATCCTTTTCCTCAGTGCTCCAATTAATAtctttctttcttggtTCCTTGTGTGGAACGAGAAATTTGGAATGGGCTTTAATGGTGCTCCCATTGCAACGGTGATAAATTTCTACTTGATGGATATACTATTAATCTTATATGTGATGTTTATCGATGGAAAAAAATGCTGGTTCGGTCTAGCTTCAGTTTCTGACTTGTGCAAACAATGGGGaaacttgtccaagttggcGATTCCAGGAATCGTCATGCTAGAAAGTGAGTATTTTGCCTATGAAATCATGACTTTAATGGCCAGTTACATGGGAACGGTGGATTTGGCAGCCCAAAGTGCAGTTAGCTCCATTGCTTCACTCACTTATATGATTCCATTTGCCATTAGTATTGCTGGGTCTACCAGAGTAGCCAATTTCATAGGTGGTCATAACATTCGAGGTGCTCAAATAGCCATCAGAGTAACTCTTTTCGTTGGTCTCGTGGCTGCATTCATCAACTGCCTTGTTTTATTTTCCCTAAAGTCTCATATTGCCAGTATCTTTACCTCAGATACCGATGTTAAAAGTTTGGTCATTGACTTATTTAACCCATTAGTGTCGGTAATCCAGATATTCGATGGGTTAGCTTGTGTTTCCAGTGGGATTTTGCGAGCGGAAGGATCTCAAAGAATTGGCGGATATATCAATTTCCTCGCATATTATGCGGTTGCAATTCCATCGTCTCTAGCCTTaaacaagttgtttgacttgaaaCTCTTTGGTCTTTGGCTTGGGATTGGGGGTGGAATGATCTTAATTGCAATATCAGAGATCCTTGTGATCGTAAATAGTGACTGGGATCATATTATGATGAAAGCAGAGCTTTTGAACGACGCAGCCTTTGATAGTGATTAA
- a CDS encoding uncharacterized protein (EggNog:ENOG503P2P1), translating to MISRTVRSYHRGLLRASNLYSRSSIRSYSITITPATKIVNEKNEQQIPENKSISHYMREYKHWFPNDEVGNSLIDTYERLHKYPQETVTIGILYHDKEVQANSKIIETVLADPLASNNKVWFQKIIERNKQQNISFQYNDEMLEITNTNFSIPSPILGSFSRPNYMIPKTNITLNNIILYEINDIPSFTKFNDCHFLVYVTNRITSSIKLPPSISDKILLTLIDNNDFTPASSESTPFPLRSDGTVQIIKIDSGKSFEGIQDFLDNDVSASNNYLQSLVDSNIFQFLKIMGYNLQIDRLINWNVKKLINKISNDEISLEQLEKVYNELKNRGINDFSSQMHHELQNELIPNTTKFFNKRLRWWKLYFKNDNVEYDLKDFFQFNFMNKSIENYNFLRGRIISELQNHNFGKYSAKSGDISNPLIKLKNEVINSRITSEVQPVVNSHLFYGMFYYQFPTTIISLCAYSIFDFSLNASVSIFGLGLVMGFNYVSKGWEKFTKDWTKRLFNDVRVSIDRDCVENGLVKELTASYTEERRLIEIKRGIVQGINSKLE from the coding sequence ATGATTAGTAGAACCGTACGATCTTACCACAGGGGGTTGTTGAGGGCTAGTAATCTATACTCGAGATCCTCTATAAGGTCCTattccatcaccatcactcCAGCTACAAAAATCGTCAATGAAAAAAATGAACAACAGATACCAGAAAATAAATCGATCTCTCATTATATGAGAGAGTATAAACACTGGTTTCCCAATGACGAGGTAGGAAATTCCTTAATAGACACCTACGAAAGGTTACATAAATATCCCCAAGAAACCGTGACCATCGGCATTTTGTATCATGacaaagaagttcaagccaattccaaaatcattgaaacTGTACTCGCAGACCCATTGGCTAGCAATAATAAGGTATGGTTTCAAAAGATAATCGAAAGAAACAAACAACAGAATATCAGTTTTCAGTACAACGATGAAATGTTGGAaatcacaaacaccaacttcaGCATACCGTCACCTATATTGGGCTCTTTCTCGAGACCCAATTATATGATTCCCAAAACCAACATCACCTTGAACAATATCATTCTTTACGAAATTAACGACATTCCTAGtttcaccaaattcaatgacTGTCACTTCTTGGTGTATGTGACCAACCGAATCACGTCGTCCATAAAACTACCCCCTTCTATCAGTGATAAGATCTTGTTAACGTTGATAGATAATAATGACTTTACTCCAGCATCAAGTGAATCAACCCCATTTCCTCTTAGGTCGGACGGTACAGTCCAGATCATAAAAATTGATAGTGGAAAGAGCTTTGAGGGGATCcaagatttccttgatAATGATGTTAGTGCTTCCAATAACTATTTGCAATCGTTAGTAGACAGTAACatctttcaatttttgaaaatcATGGGGTATAACTTGCAGATCGACAGATTGATAAATTGGAATGTTAAGAAGCTCATTAACAAGATCTCCAATGACGAAATCTCTCTTGAGCAATTAGAAAAAGTTTATAATGAGCTCAAGAACAGAGGAATCAACGATTTTAGTTCCCAAATGCACCATGAATTACAAAATGAGTTGATTCCCAACACCAcaaaattcttcaataagaGACTCCGATGGTGGAAAttgtacttcaagaatgaTAATGTTGAATATGATTTAAAAGACTTTTTCCAATTCAATTTCATGAACAAAAGCATAGAGAATTATAACTTCCTTCGAGGCAGAATCATCTCTGAGCTTCAAAATCATAATTTTGGCAAATATCTGGCCAAATCTGGCGATATTTCCAACcctttgatcaaattgaagaacgAGGTGATCAACTCGAGAATCACGTCTGAAGTTCAGCCGGTTGTTAACTCTCATCTCTTCTACGGAATGTTCTACTATCAATTTCCAACTACCATTATATCGCTTTGTGCCTACCTGATATTTGATTTTTCCTTGAATGCTTCGGTTTCAATCTTTGGGTTGGGACTAGTGATGGGATTTAACTATGTTTCAAAAGGATGGGAAAAATTCACCAAAGATTGGACTAAACGGTTATTTAACGATGTCAGGGTGTCCATTGATAGAGACTGTGTGGAAAATGGATTAGTCAAAGAGTTGACTGCTAGCTATACAGAAGAAAGACGGTTGATCGAGATAAAACGTGGAATCGTTCAGGGTATCAATAGCAAGTTAGAATAA